One window of the Colletotrichum destructivum chromosome 6, complete sequence genome contains the following:
- a CDS encoding Putative vacuole morphology and inheritance protein: MDVSIQRALNDKLYDKRKVGALELERVIRELVVARDYPRVQAILEQLCNEFAYAVHQPHARNGGLIGLAAAAIALGHELPRYLEKIVPPVLACFTDQDARVRYYACEAMYNIAKVAKGEILIYFNDIFDALCKLGADSELSVKNGAELLDRLIKDIVSESAASYVSVLEGELGQEITDKDELQDRSPPPTAFSLRRFIPLLQERIWVINPFTRQFLVGWITLLDSIPDLELVTFLPDFLGGLLRFLSDPNRDVHVATRACLDKFLNEIKRISRIKKGIAESKKSREGGKRKREESVDSGSVQIGPEEGDEVHSQTDDSESSGEEDWIPGQDVQINYRKILEILTATLDSPLEEDSLLESLRWIVEFLDICPEEVLPFTPKVLAHMLPAMASGVESIRQAAARVNAGLMDYVVSLSDEPEIGGPSQSASRIPVSGERQDGPSSARASLSSSRDLELRSPTPAQGHSRSLSTPNPPYTSNHPQVDLDYAAAVNALTLLFLNDHEATRVAALTWLIMLHRKAPRKVLAFNDGTFPALLKTLSDPAEAVVTKDLQLLSQISRNSEDDYFSNFMVNLLQLFATDRKLLETRGNLIIRQLCVSLSAERIYRTLADCIEKEEDVEFASIMVQNLNNNLITAPELSELRKRLRNLESKDGQTFFVALFRSWCHNAVATFSLCLLAQAYEQAYNLLQIFAELEMTVNILIQIDKLVQLIESPVFTYLRLQLLEPEKFPHLYKCLYGLLMLLPQSSAFAALKNRLNAVSSIGYLHIAPKVSPPSAASSTYDRPNRLKSREDSIIRWNELLEKFRTVQERARRAQRHSGDVDDGRSSLGLADMRLGEGLDTKGLKEARNPSGPPVPVKDPPPAAPPAAKRSGLGMRQIRNLGGAVRGKRPG; the protein is encoded by the exons ATGGACGTCAGCATACAGAGAGCTCTGAACGACAAGCTGTACGACAAACGCAAGGTCGGCGCACTCGA GCTTGAACGCGTTATCCGTGAACTTGTTGTAGCTAGAGATTACCCCAGAGTCCAGGCCATCCTCGAACAGCTCTGCAATGAGTTTGCTTACGCCGTCCACCAACCCCATGCCAGAAATGGAGGTTTAATAGGTTTGGCTGCAGCTGCCATCGCCCTTGGTCAT GAGTTACCCCGCTACCTCGAGAAGATCGTGCCACCAGTGCTCGCATGCTTCACCGACCAAGATGCCAGAGTCAGATATTACGCATGCGAAGCCATGTACAATATTGCCAAGGTTGCCAAGGGGGAGATCTTGATATACTTTAACGATATATTTGACGCTCTCTGCAAG CTGGGAGCAGATTCCGAGCTATCCGTTAAAAACGGTGCTGAGCTACTCGATCGCCTCATTAAGGACATTGTCTCTGAATCAGCTGCTTCATACGTCTCGGTCCTTGAGGGGGAGCTGGGCCAGGAAATCACCGACAAGGACGAGCTTCAAGAccgttctcctcctcccactgcATTCTCCTTGCGCCGCTTCATCCCTTTGCTCCAGGAACGTATTTGGGTCATCAATCCCTTTACTCGCCAATTCTTGGTGGGCTGGATTACCCTGCTGGACTCTATTCCCGATCTCGAACTTGTCACTTTTCTTCCCGACTTTCTGGGAGGCTTGCTCAGATTTTTGAGTGACCCAAATAGAGACGTACACGTTGCAACGAGAGCCTGCCTCGACAAGTTCCTCAATGAGATCAAGAGAATATCTAGGATCAAGAAAGGCATCGCCGAGAGCAAAAAGTCGCGCGAGGGGGGCAAGCGGAAGCGTGAAGAGTCAGTCGATTCGGGTAGTGTCCAGATTGGTCCTGAAGAAGGTGATGAGGTGCACTCCCAAACCGATGACAGCGAGAGcagcggcgaggaagatTGGATACCCGGCCAGGATGTTCAGATTAACTACCGAAAGATACTTGAGATATTGACCGCCACTCTTGACTCTCCTCTTG AAGAGGATTCTCTCTTGGAGTCTCTACGATGGATTGTGGAGTTCTTAGATATCTGCCCGGAGGAAGTACTGCCGTTCACTCCAAAGGTTCTGGCTCATATGCTGCCCGCTATGGCCAGCGGCGTCGAATCTATCCgacaagctgctgctcgtgTCAACGCCGGCTTGATGGACTATGTGGTCTCCCTCTCGGATGAACCCGAAATCGGCGGACCGTCTCAATCCGCGTCACGCATTCCAGTTTCTGGCGAAAGACAAGATGGCCCCTCTAGTGCGCGGGCTTCTCTGTCTAGTTCTCGAGACCTCGAGCTGAGGAGCCCAACCCCAGCTCAGGGCCACAGCCGTTCCCTCTCAACCCCCAATCCGCCCTACACAAGCAACCATCCCCAGGTGGATCTGGACTATGCTGCAGCAGTAAACGCCTTGACCCTCCTGTTTCTCAACGATCATGAGGCGACTCGGGTTGCTGCTTTGACATGGCTGATTATGCTTCACAGAAAGGCCCCCAGAAAAGTGCTCGCTTTCAATGATGGGACTTTCCCTGCCCTGCTCAAGACGCTGTCTGATCCAGCTGAGGCTGTTGTTACCAAAGATCTGCAACTTCTCTCGCAAATCTCCCGCAACAGCGAAGACGACTacttctccaacttcatgGTGAATTTGTTGCAGCTGTTTGCTACTGACAGAAAACTACTCGAGACGCGAGGGAACCTCATCATCCGCCAACTTTGCGTGAGTCTAAGTGCAGAGCGAATCTATCGCACGCTCGCAGATTGCATAgaaaaggaggaagatgTTGAGTTTGCCAGCATTATGGTGCAGAATCTGAACAACAACCTTATTACAGCCCCAGAGCTGTCTGAACTGCGCAAGAGGCTTCGTAACCTGGAGTCAAAG GATGGCCAAACGTTCTTCGTTGCCCTATTCCGCTCGTGGTGCCACAATGCTGTCGCCACATTCTCCCTTTGCCTGCTAGCGCAGGCTTACGAGCAGGCCTACAACCTCTTGCAGATCTT TGCTGAGCTGGAGATGACGGTGAATATCCTCATCCAAATTGACAAGTTGGTTCAGTTGATAGAATCTCCTGTGTTCACAT ACCTCCGACTGCAGTTGCTGGAGCCCGAGAAGTTTCCTCATTTGTACAAATGTTTGTACGGCCTGTTGATGCTCCTTCCGCAATCCTCAGCATTCGCTGCCCTCAAGAACCGTCTGAACGCTGTCAGCTCCATTGGCTACCTTCACATTGCCCCCAAAGT TAGCCCCCCATCCGCCGCAAGCTCGACTTACGACAGACCGAACAGACTGAAGAGTCGGGAAGACAGCATCATTCGATGGAACGAATTGCTGGAAAAGTTCCGCACGGTTCAAGAaagagctcggcgagctcaGAGACACTCGGgtgacgtcgacgacggccgcagTAGTCTTGGACTTGCGGATATGCGCCTGGGGGAAGGTCTTGACACAAAAGGCCTTAAGGAGGCACGTAACCCAAGCGGTCCTCCCGTCCCTGTCAAGGaccctcctcctgctgcgCCACCGGCAGCCAAGAGGTCGGGTCTCGGTATGAGACAGATTAGGAACCTGGGAGGCGCAGTCAGAGGGAAGCGGCCCGGTTGA
- a CDS encoding Putative HAUS augmin-like complex subunit 1, which produces MAHLPPPTAIFSPSIARIAASTAKDWSYVDSWLVLKYQGRPVPAFERNPETLKALLALANSNETADEERELVARAEATVVQEVSAVQRQSDSYSELPTPTDVRERILGALQDHLTREGRTALNSMATLSCQLSVAYPDAETLGRSMIALHAETSELEQMRGRVHVLEAYIEQESASANDLLQILRSDDYKPANDLARQNLDMQRRIKSMAARIPEHKDRVYSLNKCHNASYNTIEKIVQDEADYLNLLAQKKGLDAEVDQFSGLPDDLKTARAELEHLRAEVRAITQHRDAIFEGLVERESPRKGR; this is translated from the coding sequence ATGGCTCACCTCCCACCCCCAACCGCTATCTTCTCGCCATCAATAGCtcgcatcgccgcctccaccgccaaAGACTGGAGTTATGTCGACAGCTGGCTTGTCTTGAAATACCAGGGTCGCCCGGTTCCTGCATTTGAGCGCAACCCCGAGACGCTAAAAGCCCTCCTCGCTCTTGCCAACTCAAACGAGAcagccgacgaggagcgcgagcTAGTCGCCCGAGCCGAAGCTACCGTCGTTCAGGAAGTTTCTGCGGTGCAACGTCAGTCCGATTCCTACTCAGAATTACCGACTCCTACCGACGTCCGGGAGAGGATACTCGGCGCCCTCCAGGATCACCTTACCCGAGAAGGACGCACCGCCCTCAACTCCATGGCTACGTTGTCATGTCAGCTCTCCGTCGCCTATCCAGATGCCGAGACCCTCGGCCGCTCCATGATCGCCCTGCACGCCGAAACATCGGAACTGGAACAGATGAGGGGTCGCGTGCACGTCCTTGAAGCGTACATTGAACAGGAGTCAGCCTCGGCCAACGACTTGCTACAAATCTTACGAAGTGACGACTACAAGCCTGCCAACGACTTAGCCCGCCAGAATCTGGACATGCAAAGAAGGATCAAATCCATGGCCGCACGCATCCCTGAGCACAAGGATCGCGTATATAGCCTTAATAAGTGCCACAATGCTTCTTATAACACGATAGAGAAAATCGTTcaggacgaggccgactaTCTCAACCTCCTTGCCCAAAAGAAAGGTTTGGACGCAGAAGTCGATCAATTCTCCGGCCTCCCCGACGATTTGAAAACGGCCAGGGCCGAGCTTGAGCATCTTCGAGCAGAGGTACGCGCCATCACACAGCACCGCGACGCCATCTTCGAGGGGCTTGTTGAGCGTGAAAGTCCTCGCAAGGGCCGTTGA